Genomic DNA from Solanum dulcamara chromosome 4, daSolDulc1.2, whole genome shotgun sequence:
aatgcaggTCTTAACACACAATagagtgtataactaatgcaaTCATTAGTTATACATGGCATTAAAAAGTGTACCAAACAAGGTACTACTAATACACctaattaatgcatgcattatttttgctAACACACTTTACCAAACGacctctaaattaattaatgttGTCTGTGAATTTGGTTAATAGAATTTAAGAATTAAACTAATTAATATTTGGTGTAAATTTGGTTATAGAAACTTTagttttttaaaacaaaatctaTTTATTTAGGAATTACAGAAATTACTATatgtaataatatttaaaatacttagAAAGTATTTAAAAAGATTATGATCAAAAAATTCTCTTTAACtatttaaaaataactaaaacaaacaaatttatgttttaacAAGCTTCTTTACACATAGTGTGGTGTGGGGAGGTGAAAGGATTGAAATGTTGATAATTATTCTGTTAATTGTGTTCATTTTTGTTAATTTAAGTAATTTTGTTTGTATACTAGTTACTTCTAAAGTCACTCAATATGCATGTGGagcatattataatattttaggcGAATATTAATTACATAGATATGAGAAAAAAAGATTAAACATTCTATAAGATACAACATACATTGATATAATAAATTCTTGCAAGATTACATGAGCTTGGATTGTAGAAACTAAAAACATACAAAATATAATCAGAATTTACTAATAATCGAGGAATGAAAAGTACAATTATTCCTCCTTTTTCAATACACCTTTCACTTTGGCTTTTTTTTATTACTACATCATTATCAATTAGTGCATGACAGCATGTGTAAGAAGATAAGTAAAAGTGTAAAATTGGCAAATGAAAAAAACAAGAAGGTAAAGTTCCCACCCATTACTTAATTACCTCATATTGGAGCATGTCCTCATTTTATTTGAACTATTCAGCTCACTAAAGTACTCCATGACTTGTCGTCGTTACacaaattttacttttttctaATACTTTACAGTATTCACTTTTTATGTATtcctataaattaattaatcttATGTTAGCTGTCATTATTAGTAACATACTCAATCTTAAAAATAGCGAGATTGCCTCAGATAGACTgtcaattcaaaataattaagtatataaaaataaatatgtagaACAAATACAATAACAAATAAGTGATCTTTTGTTGGTTATCAACCTAAGTATGAAATTCACACAAACAAAGTTAACTTTAGTATACGTTAATTAACTCTTCACCAATGTTGTGATAAGATAACCCATAATTTGGACCTTGTGTTCTGCTATTATTCCTCCTTCTTCCTAGAAGAAGATAAATATTTTCCAAGATCAAGAAATTAAATATCCTGgtaaaaaatgaatatataagAAGGAACATAAATGAATAACCTTTAGCGCAGCGAGTAGGATTCGTGGAGGAATTTTGAGTGTGAACTAACACAAATAACAGTAAGGACCACCAACCGCCCAAATCACATCAAGTGATACATTTACATTGAATAATATCATCAAATCAAAAGCCAAATCTCATACTTTtccataaagaaaaaaatatataaaataaaaatatgccaTTTTATGAAGAGTAGTATATCAATTACGCAAGTATCAAATTTTACAACTTTTTTctgaacaaagaaaaaaaatacgtaTAACATAAATATCATAAAGAATAATATAGAGATAATTTTAGTAGCTCCATTGATTTGACTAGTTAAATTTTGACTCCTCCtagttttaaaaaagaaaaataacagaCACTCTTTACAATCTGGAGTCTGTTAGCAAAACATCTTGGGATGACTTAATTAGTCCTCgaaggattattttttttcgcCATCTCCATTTGCAAAATCATAAATTTCCTACTCCtaaaaatcaaattttcaagtttttttaaCACACTGATTTTTCAGTAGATCCACCAAGTAACGCCCGAGATTCACCAAAATTTTCCACACTATTCCTGTACCTTGCATGGCAGGATTTCTGAAAATCTTCAATGTTTAACGAACGATTGCAGTTACTCGATCCAGATCGAGAGACGAACCAAAGGATTTCCTCGAACAAAAATTCGTCGCAAGGTATAGCCAAGGTTCCATGGTTCGAGAAGCCATATTCTTCCTCCGCCTGAATCAGTAGCTTTCTGAAAATCGGATGGTTTAAATACTTCGCTCGCACCACGAATCTCCGGCAACTACTGCCTACCGAGATCGCTACATGTCCGGAAGGAACATCAGGAGCTATGCGTTTAGATGAAGGAGAAACAGCTCTTTTCTTCCATTGTCGGAGCATCTGACTGATCCTCACAATGCAACGGATCTTATTGAATTTTCCAATCTCAAGCGACATCTCCAACAATCAAATACAAACTGTGTATGCAGAAGAATGAGGGAGGGAGTGAGTTGAGtaaagttttattattttttttaaaaacaaatatgaaATGATAAAGAAATGGTTCTTAAAGAGTGTATCTTATATAGACCTAATGAATGAAAAGACGGGATTGTCCTTAATAGTTGAGGATATATACAGATGTTATAACTCCCATGTGGTGGGCAGAGAAAAAGTGATTCCTATATTACAACTAACTAACGCGCCTCTCATATGAATCTTTGTGTGGATTTTGTTTTCTGAATTTTTATTCTTTCTAATTTTGTctcttttaataaattaagttttaatttctttaaaatcgTTGagagataagataagataaatgTGATTCTTCGGATCTTTGAAATGGTAAAACTCTTGCGCGTTAATAGTTACCTTTTCAATAGGCGTTTATCCGGTATGAATTAATTGGTATCGAAAACAATACTTatataacaagaaaaaaaagaattgattTAATTGTGTTTGGAGCTCAtttaaacataaattaaatttttaataagtATTTTTATCACAAGTAAAAAAGTTAAACACTTATAAACAGTGCAAATATTTGGTATTAAATGATAGTTTAActtttaatacatttatattctAAGATCTTTTAATCAAAATAGTACTCTCTCTattttgcatatattttcttcatatattttgaaatctATATTCATTTATTATGTGTTTGCATTTTTAGAAATGTTGATCCCTTCAATTAACTtgtttgaataaaatattttgaaatgtcAATGTTAGTTTTAGATTTATCCATGAGAGAGAATAGATCCCTTATAGAATATAACGAAAAtcaaatttccagatttgataCGAATAATAAACAGATTAACTAAACAaataaacataaatttaatACAACTAATTTCACCGTACATcccataattttctttttttaaaaaaataaatcagtTATAGAACCAAATTATTAGAAGATTTCTTGTCCGCCTAAGATCTTTCTATTCCTATAATCTTACACTATAAATTAAAAGTGGTAAAGATATGGGGAATATTTTCTGGGCCCTTGCATCTAACCACATGTAATTATTAAgataattaactaattaattccCATTTAAGGCAGACATATTTTTTCTCATCACTCACCTCATCAAActgaaggaaaaaaagagaaaaaaatattgtgatttatgtaatcttttttttttctcacagATTCATCACCTCTCCCATTAGATAaaggaaatttttttaaaaaagttaataAAACTGTATAAGGATCCATCTGTGGCCCAATCCAATTTAGTGGACTCTTAACAAATGGCCACTGAGTTGGTAACACGGCCCAAAGACTATGAAATCCACGTAAAGAATTCAAGCATGACAACGTGATGATAATACGATATACAGAAAATATCATAGTTACGAATAAAAATTTTGTTTCAAAAGTTCAACCTTTTGGCATCGTTGGGTTCTTTCTCCATAGACTAGTTCTTCTATATGAACAAATATCATGTAGATTGAAAAATCAACTCACTTGAAGTTTGAGttgtcaaatttattttaattatgatcgATCAATCTACTAAATCTTTTTGACAATATTTTACATAATTCTTCTCTAAACAACAAATTTATCATTATATAACTAcacatcaaaaaataataattataatcaatGCTCAAATGTAAATTAAAATACAAAGTATTAATATGTGCACAAGATGACCTTGAGCCTAACATGCGAGGcataaattaaaaatgttttttacgttaaaataattttaaaaatattttaaagtattcattaaaattaatgtcgtttaaattttttttaaaggtaGAAattaatgagtattttgagatAGTAGAATAGCTAATCCTGACTAATTAACTTATTGATAAGACTTCGATTCATCGCAATTATAATTCCCTCCCTGACTTTCCTAAACCCGATTCGAGAAGGGGCAAAAACCCGGTAAATGCACCCATTTTCAGTACCAAGATaagattataagaaaattatcGCGCTTAATTCCAGAAACACCCTTACACAAACGGATATTCTAAATAAACAGGTCGGTTCCTCTCAGCTGGGTCGTCTCTACAACCCGATTACCCGAAGAGCTCTGTAATGCAGCACCTCGTAATCCAAATTCCACGTTTACGTTCTCTCCCGTCGTCCACACAATGTCTTTTTCCGGCAACAATGAGTTTCTCGCCGGCGAAGCATCTCAATTTCCAGCAATTTGACTCGCGGGAGCTGGTAACTAACAGCAGGAGTGTAAAGCATAGGTTCATTAGATGTATGGCGAATCCTCGACGAGTTAAAATGGTGGCTAAACAGATAAGAAGAGAGCTTTCCGATATGTTACTTACGGATAAGGTGTTACAGTACGCTGTTCTTCCTGAAGCTGCTCTCGGTGCGGATAGATACCTTTCTTCGCTTACCACTATCAGCGATGTTGAAGTTTCAACCGATTTGCAGGTTCCTCTTCTTCTGAGTTCGTGTTAGTTTTAGCTTAATTTTGGCTCGAGTTACTCGAGCTTCCTTGCGAAATCTTGTAATGTTAGTATCACTATCCCAGCAATTGCACTGTTATTAAACTGGCCATCAATCTATTATCACCACATTTCTTTTTGAGTCAATGGTCAATAATGAAAAAGGGGAACAATTGATAGTTGAGATCACAAACTCGCGAAAAAGttattatcttttcctttttataaGGTTTGAGACTGGCTATGTTTTGCTAAGCTTACATAACCGGAGTTGTTGGTAAATAAAATGGACTACGAAATAAGGAGGACCAAAAGTGCATATGACAGGTTTTCATTGGAGGGAACTTGTGATAAgtgttctttttcttgttaaaaATGTTGTTGAGTTAGTGACAAACTTAGAGCAGCGTATGTTTTTCTCTGAACTGAGTCGATATCTTGGCTCTCTGTGGAAGTTATAGTCTTAATCAGATCCTGAACTCTATGCATAAAATTTTGTTGCTCTGAGCTTAATCCTTGCAGCAGGTTTAAATGTTCCACCTGCtcttatgttattattgtaAATCTGTTCCTTAATTTAGTTCCTTCTGAATTACATAAGAAACTGAAGTAGTCGATTACAGCTATCTGATAGTTATTTTTCCCAATGTACCAGGCAAGGAAGGATCAGAGAGATGAATGATCTGTTTATATGGTTTTAGGTACTTGACATAGTGGCGATTATTATCTCCGTTATAGAGATCTATTTTGCCAGTCTTTGATATGCTTTGTTATGCAGCTACCTCACTACATTCTGCCTCACTGCTCCATTgttttttcccctttttgacTCTGAATGTAAAATCGAGTATTCTGATGGTTGCTTAATCAGCTATGACCATAACTACTGAAAAATAAGAGTGCATATATAGCATCTGGCTGTTTTGAAAAAGCTTATCTCAATGAGTTCATTCTAATCAAACACGCAGGAGCAAAATTGGTGTGCAGTTTTGACCATATAAAGTCCCTAAAGCAAAGAGCATATTTGCGCTTTATAGAGATTGGAACATAGACGATCATCCCCCTTCTTTATTTCTTTCCCCCTCTTTTTTAGACAGAAGCATTCCAATGTTCAGCCTCCTTCTCTATATAATGTTACACTGATACTTAGTTGGGTAGTCTCCCGCGACTGATCCTGATATCTGCATTGACATGGATGAATTGTTGACATATTAAATGCTTTTTCAACTATACCTCTAAAACTTTCAGTTGCTGAAGGTGAGTGACTTCTTCAGAAATCCTGGTTTAACATAGAGTTTGTCCAATAACTTTGAAATTTGATTAGGCTGAAGGATATTTCTTTAAACAGACTACACACTATAAGAAGTTTAGGATGGTCTTATGGCTTGAAAACTAGATGTGAGTGTAAAGAAACAAGTAAACATCAGATATTGAATAAGatatgtatgtaattcattAGCAGGACAAGGCCATGGTTACTTTCCCCCTAGGGTAGAATTTACTCGGTTTGAATTTGAGGGTATGAGTGGCCAAGGAAGTGATCAAACCCCTATCACCATTCTCTAGCAACTGACAAGAAGATCCCAATCTCAAATTTTATCTTTCTCAGGATAAAGTTGTCATATGTGCCTCTAATGTATGTGACTATGTAAAGTGATGTCTGCTGTTGGCAATCAGAAATAGGAATATGATGTGGAAAATTCTAGgtgggagagagagagagattttcCATTGTTAAGAAATCAACTTCATATTCACTGTTACTATCTAGCTGTCACCATCTTACTACTGCATATGGGTTGTTTGTGTGTGCATGTGCAGGCTCTCTCTCTCTgtagatacaacaacaacaacgacccagtgcaatcccacaacgtggggtccggggagggtagagtgtacgcagacctgactcctaccaaggtaggacggttgttttcgaaagaccctcggctcagtaaaatcaaaaaggaagtcagataagaataagaagttcaaagcgataagGAATAGGAAGTAACGAAAGCAAGCCAGATAAGATAGAGCattcaaagtacagaaagtaatgaaAGTAATAAACAATAATAGACATCAGACCACCGggaattatagtgcgctaatacgcctactaataaggaagaataacgagactatgcactagccttctaccctaatgtgggtcctccacaccctcctatctaaggtcatgtcctcggtaagttgtaactgcgtcatgtcctgtctaatcacctctccccaatatttcttcggcctacccctacctcttctgaaaccatccatgtctaacctctcacacctccgcactggggcgtctgtgtctctcctcttcacatgcccaaaccatcttagtcgcatttcccgcattttgtcttccaccgaggccactcctaccttgtcccgaatagcctcatttctaatcctgtcactcctggtatgcccacacatccatctcaacattctcatttcagcaactttcatcttttgaacgtgagataccttaactggccaacactccgccccgtataacatagccggtctaaccaccactttgtagaacttgcccttaagttgtggaggcaccttcttgtcacatagcacaccggaagcgagcctccatttcatccaccctggcccaatacgatgtgtgacatcatcgtcaatctctctctctctctgtagatgtatatataaattataagaatTTCCTTGTGTATTTATTTGGCCAAAGAATTGAAATAGTACTGGACAACAAAGAAAAgcttttctcttctttgatcTTCAAGGATGATTCCTGTGATTCGTCATATTCCCATTTGGAATCTCAGGAAAATTCTGTGCTACTGTAGGTTGTAAAGGTCTATGTCTCCGTATTTGGAGACGAAAGAGGAAAGGAAGTGGCTTTGGCGGGCTTGAAGTCAAAAGCAAAATATGTAAGGAGTGAGCTAGGGAGGCGAATGAAGTTGCGACTGACTCCTGAAATTCGTTTCATTGAAGATGAGTCCCTTGAACGAGGAAGCAGGGTGAGTAATTCTAATATATCTTCTTATTATAGTATTGATTGGTTTTGGGGGGATCTTTGTTGTTATTTATGACTCCAATGCTTATAACCGTCTTTGCATTGTCATGAGTTTCCTTTTTTGCAAGGCTGTGCTGTTGTTTCCTGGCTACTAAGCCTTCTATGATTCTCCTTCCATAATTTTGTTTTGTAACCAATTCTCTCAATAATGAGGTTAACCTTTTTCTTTGACCTTTTCATTCTCAAATGATGGCCAAGTTCATTGATAACACACCAAAATGACTTGTATCTTGAACATATCAGATGCCTGTTAAACACTGCTTAGGAGCATTTGGCATATTGTGTTCCGACTTAAAATTTGCACTGGGCAGCAAGTATAACTTGACTAACTACCATATTAATCTCTTGCATgggaaataaaaggaaaaaaagattatATTTTCCAACAAAACCTTTAAGGAATTGGTCATAATTTAGGATGAGTAAGTTATTGGCCTCAACACCCATTTTTACTTTTCACTCATCTTTCAAATGATCCACAGCTCAAACTGTTTCTTGCATTTGCAATTTGATCAACATTACTCTCTATACAAGAAAAAAATGGCTTATATGGCTTTTCGCACAATAAGGCTGTTGACTTATATGGCTTTTCGAACTATAAGGCTGTCTTCTTTGCTAGCATGAATACTGAATCTGAACTAGATTACAACTGTATGATTGCTGTGCTTTTTTTCTGGCAGATTACTACTTTACAGTCCCTGAAAGTACTTTAGGTCATGCTTAAGGTTGAACCAATTCTTGCAGGTACTTGCTATATTGGACAggattaaggatgagaatgaaaATAAGAATTCACCATCAGGAGCTGCCAATGATGGATCATCTGATCAAAGCGATGATGATGGGGACTGGGAAGGTGACGACCCTGATGATGAAGGCATTATTTATGTGAAATAGCTTTTCTAGTGCGCTCTAAACTACACTGACTCTGGACTAGACAAAAGAAGTGTTGCATAATGGTAAGTCACATGTTTATAAAGTTCAGTACATTTAAAAGTGAGCACAACCCTGGTTCCAGTGTTGCTTAGACTACACAATTTTTGCCTTTTTATTGTCAGTGAAGAGCAATGTTGTTTTTCAGCTCATGTTAGTAGTTGATCAACCCTTTCCATAGGCTAACACTCATAAAGAGTAGCTTACACAATCTTTATAAGAACAAGAAGTAAACATTGGTAGAACATTAAACATCACTTCTCCAGAAATTATCCACATTCATTCATCTCCAGAAAttgtctttcggaaacagccgtcctaccttggtaggagtcaggtctgcgtacactttaccctccccagaccccacgttgtgggattccactgggtcgttgttgttgttgttgtattcatcTCCATTGCGCTGCGTTGAGTGAGCTTATTGCTACATACGATTTTAAAAGAACCTAATGACTGCTCTTCCTTTTACAGGGTTAAGGTGTTTTCTCAGCATGCAAAGAACATTTGTGCAATTCCCAAATTGTGGAAATCTTATTGAACCCCGTTCAGAACTGTCTGGCTAGTTTATTCTCTTGTTTCATGTGTAATTCATGTCTGATGAATGAATTAGTTGAAGAGTATTACTTGTCCTTTCATGCACGAGTTTGGCTTTGCCTCTCCATTTCAACTTATGTGAGTTGATTAGCTGGTATCGTCTGTTTCTGGTaagaaattgaaagaaatgGGTAGCCTATATCGATAGTAATTATACCAGAAATATTTGTGTGAATGCTTGTTCTTGACAATTTATTCCTTGGAAGTACCTAAACTTTACCTtactacaaaaaaaattggaaggACCTGGGTAACAGATTCTTGCTGTTACAAGTTACGAAGATCGATTAATTAAAGATTCCTTCATAGGCAAAACTTACATCTGCATATCCTTTTGTGTTGAATATTATGTTTCTAAGATGTATTGCTAATGTGTAGTGATAGTATATACAGCTAATGCTTTTTCCATGATAGATTATAGTGGTGGCCGAAAACCATTacattattaaagaaaaaaaaaaagaagaaaagaattaTGATATGTCCATTCATTATTTTACCCGtcaggaaaaaaaaaaccttaaaacaCAGGTCTTCAAGTCAGCATATATTCATCCTAGATGAGTTGATGTAACAAGAAGATTATTATGTTAGCAGATCAATGGACAACTTTTCCTCTGTTAGTCCAATGTAGTCTTCAACATTGGACCACCATTATACTCATTGaaccataaaaatatttaagaactcTTGAACACAAAAATTGAACAGTTACAAGTCGAAAATGATGGCCCTAAGCAACAGGCCAGAATGAAAATTGATATAATGTGATtgtcaatattatttttatcagacAGCAAATGCAGCATATTGCACTCTTTCAGTGATGTGCCTTAGCTTCAGCTTTCTGGTGAGACTTGGCCTTAGCCTGAAATAAATAAGATGGAAAGGAGGTTATAGAGATAGTCTATGTGGAATCACAAAGACATATTAACTCGTACTAAAACAATGTGGAATTCTTTGGTTGAAAGAAAACCAAATATGTGCAGTTGGTAGAGGGGGATTCGCAAACCAACTAACAAGGGGAAATAATAAGAGCACTGCACAAATTTGAGGTACAAGTCTTCTTAATACTATACACGTGAATTTCAAAGAGGAAACACGTGACAGGGAAAAAATTCCAAACACATCCCGACTCTCAATGTGGATGGATGAAGGATTTCGGGGTGCTCATATACCTTGAAGAAGGTCCATCCCAATGATCAAATTGCACCACCATCACCAACCTACTagtgtaattccacaagtggggtctgtaAAGGGTAGAGTGTGCTGACCTTATCTCTACTTTAGGAGGTAGAGAGGTGGTTCCGCGCTCTCTATCCCCTTTTTTTGGGGTCCCCATGAACCGCTTTTTAGTATTCGTGTTCGCCTTTGCGGAGGTAGAGAGGtggtttccgatagaccctcgactcaaagaacaagaaaaggaaaaaaaatatgtgaaGAAATCGTGGCAAAATACTACAGAGAGAATTTCAAAACATTCTAAAAGAGAAACATAACTACAACAAAATATGCGATAATCGAAGTGAGACAATGTTCTATTACCTACTAACCTCCCATCCTAATTCGTGTCCTCCACAACTTCCTATTTAAGACCACGTCCTCTAAAAGCTAAAACTACACCACGTCCTATTTAATCACATcctccaatacttcttcggcctacctctgCCTCTCTTGAAACTATCTATAGTCAACCTTTCACACCTCCGCACTAACGTAGCCATACATCTCCTCTTCACACGTCCAAATCATCTCAACTTTGTTTCCCGCATCTTATCCTCCACCAAGGTCACTCCCACTTTATCTCAGTTATCTTCATTTCTAATATCACTCCTAATATGGCCACACACCCAACGCAACACAGTCATCTCTgcaaaattcatcttttgaacgagAGATGAAAGTTGTGGGGATGAATATGTTGCATT
This window encodes:
- the LOC129884463 gene encoding auxin-induced protein 6B-like, coding for MSLEIGKFNKIRCIVRISQMLRQWKKRAVSPSSKRIAPDVPSGHVAISVGSSCRRFVVRAKYLNHPIFRKLLIQAEEEYGFSNHGTLAIPCDEFLFEEILWFVSRSGSSNCNRSLNIEDFQKSCHARYRNSVENFGESRALLGGSTEKSVC
- the LOC129885381 gene encoding probable ribosome-binding factor A, chloroplastic, which codes for MQHLVIQIPRLRSLPSSTQCLFPATMSFSPAKHLNFQQFDSRELVTNSRSVKHRFIRCMANPRRVKMVAKQIRRELSDMLLTDKVLQYAVLPEAALGADRYLSSLTTISDVEVSTDLQVVKVYVSVFGDERGKEVALAGLKSKAKYVRSELGRRMKLRLTPEIRFIEDESLERGSRVLAILDRIKDENENKNSPSGAANDGSSDQSDDDGDWEGDDPDDEGIIYVK